From Dehalococcoidia bacterium, a single genomic window includes:
- a CDS encoding P1 family peptidase, which translates to MEGPEPPKGILVGHWTHREACTGCTVVLCPQGAVGGVAVAGGAPGTRETDLLRPGFLVEKVHGILLTGGSAFGLDAAGGVMRWLEEQGAGFVTPAGVVPIVVGAVIYDLSLGRSDLRPDAAAGYAACQQAGPGPVAQGSVGAGTGASVGKALGLQWATKGGLGVHLEAVAGGAQVWALVVVNSFGEVVDPETGEVVAGVRREGGGYTLTLELLKMGRGLRPFPATNSTIGVVVTDAPLDKAACQRLAEMAHDGMARAVRPCHTQVDGDVIFALATGTGPAADLTVLGALGARAVERAIVRAVEEATSLGGLPSSREWPR; encoded by the coding sequence ATGGAAGGGCCTGAGCCGCCCAAGGGCATTTTGGTGGGCCATTGGACCCATCGGGAGGCGTGCACCGGGTGCACCGTCGTCCTCTGCCCTCAGGGGGCGGTGGGGGGCGTGGCTGTGGCTGGCGGAGCGCCGGGCACACGCGAGACAGACCTCCTGCGCCCTGGCTTCTTGGTGGAGAAGGTCCATGGCATCCTCCTCACTGGTGGCAGCGCCTTTGGCCTCGATGCCGCAGGGGGAGTCATGCGGTGGCTGGAGGAGCAGGGGGCGGGTTTCGTGACGCCGGCGGGGGTGGTGCCCATCGTGGTGGGGGCGGTGATATATGACCTATCCCTAGGGCGTTCGGACCTACGGCCCGACGCCGCCGCTGGCTATGCCGCCTGCCAGCAGGCTGGGCCTGGCCCCGTGGCCCAGGGGAGCGTGGGCGCTGGCACAGGGGCCTCCGTGGGCAAGGCCTTGGGGCTGCAGTGGGCCACCAAGGGAGGGCTAGGTGTCCATCTGGAGGCGGTGGCTGGGGGGGCACAGGTATGGGCCCTGGTAGTGGTCAACTCCTTCGGCGAGGTGGTGGACCCGGAGACTGGCGAGGTGGTGGCCGGAGTGCGCAGGGAAGGGGGCGGCTACACGCTCACCCTAGAGCTCCTGAAGATGGGGAGAGGCCTTCGTCCCTTCCCCGCTACCAACAGCACCATCGGAGTGGTGGTGACGGACGCTCCTTTGGACAAGGCCGCCTGCCAGCGGCTGGCGGAGATGGCCCACGATGGTATGGCTCGGGCTGTGCGGCCCTGCCATACCCAGGTGGACGGAGACGTCATCTTCGCCCTGGCCACGGGAACAGGGCCAGCAGCAGACCTGACCGTACTGGGAGCCCTGGGGGCGCGGGCGGTGGAGAGGGCCATAGTGCGGGCGGTGGAGGAGGCTACCTCTTTGGGGGGGCTCCCGTCCAGCCGCGAATGGCCGCGTTGA
- a CDS encoding uracil-DNA glycosylase, giving the protein MSELEALHQQIRRCTDCPLSQTRTQAVPGEGPEKAEVMFIGEGPGFHEDRQGRPFVGPAGRFLDELLASVHLRREEVYITNVVKCRPPNNRDPLPSEVQACRKYLEQQLAIVRPRVVVTLGRHSLAWFFPKDSITKVHGQVRVKDGVFFLHLYHPAAALHLPAMRQTIEEDFRRLPEVLAQARRAPQAAEPPPSAEQMRLF; this is encoded by the coding sequence ATGAGCGAACTGGAAGCTCTGCATCAGCAGATCCGGCGCTGCACGGATTGCCCCCTGAGCCAGACCCGCACTCAAGCTGTGCCTGGCGAGGGCCCCGAGAAGGCAGAGGTGATGTTCATCGGGGAGGGGCCCGGCTTCCACGAGGATCGGCAGGGCCGGCCCTTCGTGGGGCCGGCGGGGCGCTTCCTCGATGAGCTGTTGGCCTCCGTGCACCTGCGGCGGGAGGAGGTTTACATAACCAACGTGGTCAAGTGTCGGCCGCCCAACAACCGCGACCCCTTGCCGTCGGAGGTTCAGGCCTGTCGCAAATATTTGGAGCAACAGCTGGCCATTGTCCGGCCGCGGGTGGTGGTGACCTTGGGGCGCCATTCCCTGGCCTGGTTCTTCCCCAAGGACTCCATCACCAAGGTACACGGGCAAGTGCGGGTCAAGGACGGCGTCTTCTTCCTGCACCTGTACCATCCGGCGGCCGCTTTGCATCTGCCGGCCATGCGCCAGACCATCGAAGAGGACTTCCGCCGCCTGCCGGAGGTGCTGGCCCAGGCCCGCCGCGCTCCTCAAGCCGCGGAGCCGCCTCCCTCCGCAGAGCAGATGCGTCTTTTCTAG
- a CDS encoding ribonuclease J, giving the protein MAQKLRVVPLGGLGEIGKNMMALELEDDLLIIDAGVMFPEEEMLGIDLVIPDVSYVERRRHKLRGIIITHGHEDHTGALPYVLPRIPAPIYCTRLSRGLIAVKLREHGLLEQADLRVVNYGERIRLGAFTVEFVRVTHSIPDSAALAIETPLGLVFHTGDFKLDHTPVMGLPTDLQRIAQLGRQGVLLMLSDSTYADVPGYTPSERIVGETLWKIMATSPGRVIVATFASLISRVQQVVDAATACGRRVFVTGRSMLENVAMALEQGYLETDQDLLAPMERMRGLKPHQVVIVTTGAQGEPTSALVRMANRDHRFVEIQPGDTVILSSSPIPGNEVLVNRTISNLYRLGARVVHSRMADVHVRGHAAQEELKLMLGLVRPQFFVPIHGEYRHLAQHAELARLMGVKAENVFILEDGDILEIDGSGGRVVGRAPADLVYVDGLAVGVGHVVLRDRRHLASDGILVALVTVDKHTGRLLGPPDLVSRGFVEDLSGPLLEKARRVVMEAVASREGAIDRAELASRLHDALLAFLYNETRRRPMILPLTVEV; this is encoded by the coding sequence ATGGCCCAGAAGCTGCGTGTTGTCCCCTTGGGAGGGCTAGGGGAGATAGGGAAGAACATGATGGCCCTGGAGCTGGAGGACGACCTTCTAATCATCGATGCTGGCGTCATGTTCCCTGAGGAGGAGATGCTGGGCATCGACCTGGTGATCCCTGATGTGAGCTATGTGGAGCGGAGGAGGCACAAGCTGCGGGGCATCATCATCACCCATGGCCACGAAGACCACACGGGGGCCCTGCCATATGTGTTGCCCAGGATCCCCGCCCCTATATACTGCACCCGCCTAAGCCGTGGCCTTATCGCTGTCAAGCTGCGAGAGCACGGCCTCCTGGAGCAAGCCGACCTGCGAGTTGTCAACTACGGGGAGCGCATAAGGCTGGGTGCCTTTACCGTGGAGTTTGTAAGGGTGACCCACAGCATACCCGACTCAGCGGCCCTGGCCATCGAGACGCCCCTGGGTCTTGTCTTCCACACCGGCGACTTCAAGCTGGACCACACGCCGGTGATGGGCCTGCCCACCGACCTGCAGCGCATCGCCCAGCTGGGGCGGCAGGGCGTCCTCCTGATGCTATCCGATTCCACCTATGCCGATGTGCCGGGATACACCCCCTCGGAGCGCATTGTGGGGGAGACGTTGTGGAAGATCATGGCCACCTCCCCGGGGCGGGTCATCGTGGCCACCTTTGCCTCCCTCATCTCCCGCGTGCAGCAGGTGGTGGATGCCGCCACTGCCTGCGGCAGGCGGGTATTCGTCACCGGACGCAGCATGCTGGAGAACGTGGCCATGGCCCTGGAGCAGGGATACCTGGAGACGGACCAGGACCTCCTGGCGCCCATGGAGCGGATGCGGGGCCTGAAGCCCCATCAGGTGGTCATCGTCACCACGGGGGCTCAGGGAGAACCCACCTCCGCCCTGGTGCGCATGGCCAACCGTGACCACCGCTTCGTGGAGATACAGCCTGGCGATACCGTCATCCTCTCATCGTCTCCCATCCCCGGCAACGAGGTGCTGGTCAACCGCACCATCAGCAATCTGTACCGGCTTGGAGCACGGGTAGTGCACAGTCGTATGGCCGATGTACACGTGCGGGGCCACGCCGCTCAGGAGGAGCTGAAGCTCATGCTAGGGCTGGTGCGACCCCAGTTCTTCGTGCCCATACATGGAGAGTACCGACACTTGGCCCAGCACGCCGAGCTGGCCCGCCTCATGGGAGTAAAGGCCGAGAACGTCTTCATCTTGGAGGACGGCGACATCCTGGAGATCGATGGCAGTGGGGGGCGGGTGGTGGGCCGCGCCCCCGCTGACCTGGTATATGTGGATGGCCTGGCCGTGGGGGTGGGACATGTGGTCCTGCGGGACCGTCGTCACCTAGCGAGCGACGGTATCCTGGTGGCGTTGGTGACGGTGGACAAGCACACGGGTCGCCTCCTGGGCCCGCCCGACTTGGTGTCGCGGGGATTTGTAGAAGATCTCTCCGGCCCCTTGCTGGAGAAGGCGCGGCGGGTGGTCATGGAGGCAGTCGCCAGCCGCGAGGGGGCCATCGATCGGGCGGAACTCGCATCCCGTCTGCACGATGCCCTCCTTGCTTTCCTTTACAATGAGACACGCCGGCGGCCCATGATCCTGCCCCTGACGGTGGAGGTGTGA
- a CDS encoding DNA translocase FtsK, with protein MPQRARRRRGRVARRGRRRGFPRWLLRLGGALALGGGLSFFLWWALPWLLEALGLGLALVALVLAIDVWVLAQRPRLSMGVWRWWGAVHLAAVVALGVLGQVRPSLAWRGVSWEEVSFGGKVGEFLSAEPWGVAALVLLAVLAVVLTWPPLARTLWLGRHSVWAFGRGWEALRHLLMGRRPVAPLDEPPPASQRRDETPPFLAHWDEEWPAPAAAETEEAVVLAAPLKDGWELPPMDLLERSPEEGRPPDNEARARLIVETLRSFGVDAKVVSIQQGPTVTQFGIEPGWEVKTRQVPERDEKGRIVGYRTEVVSRTRVRVNRITALANDLALALAAPSIRIEAPVPGRPIIGIEVPNVSPSVVSLRSVMESQAFQRVAARSRLALALGKGVSGEPVAADLAKMPHLLIAGATGSGKSVCINSIITCLLMRNTPEEVRLVLIDPKRVELTPFASVPHLVFSHVIVEVDEVPAVLAAVIREMESRYRAFASLGVRNIDGYNQSPRAQEKMPYWVVVIDELADLMLSAPYQVEKALVRLAQLARATGIHLIVATQRPSVDVVTGLIKANFPTRIAFAVSSQVDSRTILDMAGAEKLLGRGDMLYMPTDASQPRRIQGCYVSDAEIERVVKWWADERFSHLRPPPMDHLLEETAVEDVPEEDPLLEAARDLAMLHRRISPRLLQRRLNIGRERAVRLIQALERAGIVAHADDPMASRRVLVHHDEVV; from the coding sequence ATGCCACAGCGGGCCCGCAGGCGCCGTGGGCGGGTGGCCCGCCGCGGCCGGAGACGTGGGTTTCCCCGTTGGCTGCTGCGGCTGGGGGGCGCCCTGGCCCTTGGGGGAGGCCTCTCCTTCTTTTTATGGTGGGCCCTGCCGTGGCTTCTGGAGGCCTTGGGCCTAGGCCTGGCTTTGGTGGCCCTGGTCCTGGCGATAGACGTATGGGTGCTGGCGCAGCGTCCCCGTCTCAGCATGGGGGTGTGGCGTTGGTGGGGGGCTGTGCATCTGGCGGCTGTGGTGGCCTTAGGCGTGCTAGGGCAGGTGCGCCCATCTCTCGCCTGGCGGGGCGTCTCTTGGGAAGAGGTCTCCTTTGGCGGGAAGGTAGGCGAGTTCTTGTCCGCAGAGCCATGGGGGGTGGCGGCCCTAGTCCTGCTAGCCGTGTTGGCGGTGGTCCTCACCTGGCCCCCTCTCGCCCGTACCCTTTGGCTGGGGCGACACTCGGTGTGGGCTTTCGGCCGCGGATGGGAGGCGTTGCGGCATCTCCTGATGGGACGGCGGCCTGTCGCTCCGCTGGACGAGCCGCCACCGGCAAGCCAACGCCGAGACGAAACCCCTCCCTTCCTCGCCCATTGGGACGAGGAGTGGCCAGCTCCCGCGGCGGCCGAGACGGAGGAGGCAGTGGTTCTGGCTGCCCCCTTGAAGGATGGGTGGGAGCTGCCGCCTATGGATCTTCTGGAGCGTTCGCCGGAGGAGGGACGGCCCCCCGACAACGAGGCGCGGGCTCGCCTCATCGTGGAGACGCTGCGCAGCTTCGGGGTGGACGCCAAGGTGGTCTCCATTCAGCAGGGGCCCACCGTCACCCAGTTTGGTATCGAGCCGGGCTGGGAGGTGAAGACGCGCCAGGTGCCGGAGCGGGACGAGAAAGGGCGCATCGTTGGCTACCGCACGGAGGTGGTATCCAGGACCAGGGTGCGGGTAAATCGTATCACGGCCCTGGCCAACGACCTGGCGCTGGCCCTGGCCGCCCCAAGCATCCGCATTGAGGCGCCGGTGCCTGGGCGACCCATCATCGGCATCGAGGTGCCCAACGTCTCCCCCTCGGTGGTGAGCCTGCGCAGCGTTATGGAGAGCCAGGCCTTCCAAAGGGTGGCGGCCCGCTCCCGTCTGGCCCTCGCCCTGGGCAAGGGAGTATCGGGGGAGCCTGTGGCCGCCGATCTAGCCAAGATGCCCCACCTGCTCATCGCTGGCGCCACTGGCTCCGGCAAGAGTGTGTGTATCAACTCCATCATCACCTGCCTGCTCATGCGCAACACGCCGGAGGAGGTGCGGCTGGTGCTCATCGACCCCAAGAGGGTGGAGCTGACCCCCTTCGCCTCCGTGCCCCATCTGGTGTTTTCCCATGTCATCGTGGAGGTGGACGAGGTGCCGGCGGTGCTGGCGGCCGTCATCCGGGAGATGGAGTCACGATATCGGGCCTTCGCCTCCTTGGGGGTTCGTAACATCGATGGGTATAACCAGAGCCCCCGCGCTCAGGAGAAGATGCCTTACTGGGTAGTGGTCATCGACGAGCTGGCTGACCTGATGCTCTCTGCCCCATACCAAGTGGAGAAGGCGCTGGTACGTCTGGCCCAGCTAGCGCGGGCCACGGGCATCCACCTCATTGTGGCCACCCAGAGGCCCTCGGTGGATGTGGTGACGGGGCTCATTAAGGCCAACTTCCCCACCCGCATCGCCTTCGCTGTCAGCTCTCAGGTGGACTCCCGCACCATCCTGGACATGGCAGGAGCGGAGAAGCTTTTGGGGCGGGGCGACATGCTCTATATGCCCACCGATGCCTCGCAGCCGCGGCGCATCCAGGGGTGTTACGTCTCCGACGCAGAGATAGAGAGGGTAGTGAAATGGTGGGCCGATGAGCGGTTCAGCCACCTGCGGCCGCCGCCCATGGATCACCTTCTGGAGGAGACCGCGGTGGAGGATGTCCCCGAGGAGGACCCACTATTGGAGGCCGCCCGCGACCTGGCCATGCTCCACCGCCGCATCTCGCCCCGCCTGCTGCAACGACGGCTGAACATCGGCCGTGAGCGGGCGGTGCGGCTCATACAGGCCCTGGAACGGGCAGGCATCGTGGCCCATGCCGACGACCCCATGGCCTCTCGTCGCGTCCTTGTCCATCACGACGAGGTGGTATGA
- a CDS encoding LysM peptidoglycan-binding domain-containing protein, which produces MRRWAGWWGGALVVALLLAACRGGGDKEPSPQAGRISLTDPRAVPTAEPWSQPPPVRYLEGGPLEGSPTPTATAEEGGTAPQECGDVYVVRPGDTLGSIAARCQVDLKKLIDANPDIQDPSRIFPGQRIRIPR; this is translated from the coding sequence ATGCGCCGGTGGGCAGGTTGGTGGGGTGGGGCCCTCGTGGTGGCCCTCCTATTGGCAGCTTGCCGGGGCGGGGGGGACAAGGAGCCATCGCCCCAGGCAGGCCGCATCTCCCTCACGGACCCCCGCGCCGTGCCCACGGCCGAACCATGGTCCCAGCCTCCCCCTGTCCGCTACTTGGAGGGTGGCCCGTTGGAGGGCAGCCCAACGCCCACGGCCACTGCCGAGGAGGGAGGGACGGCTCCTCAGGAGTGCGGCGACGTCTACGTGGTCCGGCCTGGCGATACCCTTGGCAGCATCGCCGCCCGTTGCCAGGTGGACCTTAAGAAGCTTATCGACGCCAACCCGGACATCCAGGACCCCAGCCGTATCTTCCCCGGCCAGCGGATCCGTATCCCGCGTTAG
- a CDS encoding carboxyl transferase domain-containing protein — protein sequence MAVEERRLAQKLEELQRLKELSRQGGGPERIEAQHRRGKLTARERLDILLDPGSFEELDALVVHRSTEFGLDSQRFYGDAVVTGYGTIDGRLVYVFSQDFTVLGGSLSEAVGEKICKVMDLALKNGAPIIGINDSGGARIQEGVVSLKGYGEIFLRNTLASGVIPQISVIMGPCAGGAVYSPAITDFIFMTSSAYMYITGPDVVRAVTQQEVTHEGLGGAQIHATKSGVAHFVLDSEEECLREVRRLLSFLPSNNMEDPPSLEPTDDPMRRCDDLLDIVPEDPAKPYDMHEVIYRIVDDGDFLEVHPYWAQSIVVGFARMNGRPVGIVANNPAVLAGVLDIASSRKAARFVRFCDAFHIPIVTLVDVPGYLPGVEQEQGGIITHGAKLLYAYSEATVPKVTCILRKAYGGAYLVMGSKHLRADINYAWPTAEIAVMGPEGAVNIVFRRELEQAPDPEARRRELVEDYRRRFANPYVAAARGFIDDVIDPRDTRAKIIKALEMLKNKTDTNPPKKHGNIPL from the coding sequence ATGGCAGTGGAAGAGCGCAGGCTAGCTCAGAAGCTGGAGGAACTGCAGAGGTTAAAGGAGCTCTCCCGTCAGGGCGGGGGGCCGGAGCGTATAGAGGCTCAGCATCGTCGTGGCAAGCTCACTGCCAGGGAGAGGCTGGACATCCTGTTGGACCCAGGGAGCTTCGAGGAGCTGGACGCCCTGGTGGTGCACCGGTCCACGGAGTTTGGGCTGGACAGCCAGCGGTTCTATGGCGACGCCGTGGTGACGGGCTACGGCACCATTGACGGCCGCCTGGTATACGTCTTTTCGCAGGACTTTACCGTGCTGGGGGGGTCCCTATCGGAGGCGGTGGGGGAGAAGATATGCAAGGTGATGGACCTGGCCCTTAAGAACGGGGCGCCCATCATCGGCATTAACGATTCAGGCGGCGCCCGCATCCAAGAGGGAGTGGTGTCGCTCAAGGGGTACGGGGAGATATTCCTGCGCAACACCCTGGCATCGGGGGTCATACCGCAGATATCGGTTATCATGGGGCCGTGCGCTGGAGGGGCCGTCTACTCCCCAGCCATCACCGACTTCATCTTCATGACCAGCTCCGCCTACATGTACATCACAGGCCCAGATGTGGTGAGGGCGGTGACCCAGCAGGAGGTGACGCACGAGGGGCTGGGCGGGGCCCAGATCCACGCCACCAAAAGCGGGGTGGCCCACTTCGTCCTGGACAGCGAGGAGGAGTGTCTGCGGGAGGTGCGCCGCCTCCTCTCATTCCTACCCTCCAACAACATGGAGGACCCTCCAAGCCTGGAGCCCACTGACGACCCCATGCGCCGTTGCGACGACCTGCTGGACATCGTGCCTGAGGACCCGGCCAAGCCCTACGACATGCATGAGGTGATATATCGCATCGTGGACGATGGGGACTTCCTGGAGGTGCACCCCTATTGGGCCCAGAGCATCGTGGTGGGCTTCGCCAGGATGAACGGGCGGCCAGTGGGGATAGTGGCTAATAACCCAGCGGTACTGGCGGGGGTGCTGGATATCGCCTCCTCTCGCAAGGCGGCCCGCTTCGTCCGCTTCTGCGACGCCTTTCATATACCCATCGTCACCCTGGTGGACGTGCCTGGCTACTTGCCGGGGGTGGAGCAGGAGCAGGGGGGCATCATCACCCACGGCGCCAAGCTGTTGTACGCCTATTCGGAGGCCACGGTGCCCAAGGTCACCTGCATCCTGCGCAAGGCCTATGGCGGCGCCTATCTGGTGATGGGGTCCAAGCACCTGCGGGCCGATATCAACTACGCCTGGCCCACGGCGGAGATCGCCGTCATGGGGCCGGAGGGGGCGGTCAACATCGTCTTCCGCCGGGAGCTGGAGCAGGCGCCCGACCCCGAGGCCCGGCGGCGCGAGCTGGTGGAGGACTACCGGCGTCGCTTCGCCAACCCCTATGTGGCCGCTGCCCGTGGCTTCATCGACGACGTCATCGACCCCCGCGACACCAGGGCCAAGATCATCAAGGCCCTAGAGATGCTCAAGAACAAGACGGATACCAACCCGCCCAAGAAGCATGGCAATATACCCCTATAG
- a CDS encoding pyruvate/oxaloacetate carboxyltransferase, which yields MGVRITDTTLRDAHQSLLATRMRTEDMLPIAPLMDEVGFHSVEVWGGATFDTCLRFLREDPWERLRQLKKAFRRTPLQMLLRGQNVVGYRHYADDVVEKFVELAAKNGIDIFRIFDAVNDLRNLETAVRAAKRVGAHVQGAICYTISPVHTLDLYARLARQLEEMGCDSICIKDMAGLLHPYDGYELVRRLKETVRVPIQLHAHCTAGLAPMTVLKAIEAGVDVVDCAVSSMALGTSQPPCEPLVATLRGTHYDPGLDLELLSRISDYFAQVREKYAAFEGGVMVDVGVLVHQVPGGMVSNLVSQLRELGAADRLKEVLAEIPRVRADLGYPPLVTPTSQIVGIQAVLNVLAGQRYKQVTKETRAYVQGYYGAPPGPVHPEVKAQVLGDAQEIVGRPADHIPPELEKARQEIGHLAQSEEDVVSYVLFPQVAREFFEWRARGSPLEEEVVAAIAAALVQHGPPPAPAAPTHPPSWWKMAGRQRLLHRMGTP from the coding sequence ATGGGTGTCCGCATCACCGATACGACCCTTCGTGATGCCCACCAAAGCCTCCTGGCCACCCGCATGCGCACGGAGGACATGCTCCCCATCGCCCCCCTTATGGACGAGGTGGGCTTCCACAGCGTGGAGGTGTGGGGTGGGGCTACCTTCGACACCTGCTTGCGCTTCTTGCGGGAGGACCCCTGGGAGCGGCTGCGCCAGCTGAAGAAGGCCTTCCGGCGCACCCCCCTGCAGATGCTCCTGCGGGGGCAGAACGTGGTGGGCTACCGCCATTACGCTGACGACGTGGTGGAGAAGTTCGTGGAGCTGGCAGCCAAGAACGGCATCGACATCTTCCGCATCTTCGACGCCGTCAACGACCTGCGCAACCTGGAGACGGCCGTGCGGGCGGCCAAAAGGGTGGGGGCGCACGTACAGGGCGCCATCTGCTACACCATCAGCCCTGTCCACACCCTGGACCTCTACGCCCGCCTGGCGCGACAGCTGGAGGAGATGGGGTGTGACTCCATCTGCATCAAGGACATGGCTGGCCTCCTCCACCCCTATGACGGTTATGAGCTGGTGCGTCGCCTTAAGGAGACGGTGCGTGTGCCCATTCAGCTACATGCCCACTGCACTGCTGGCCTGGCCCCCATGACAGTGTTGAAGGCCATCGAGGCCGGGGTGGACGTGGTGGACTGCGCCGTCTCCAGCATGGCCCTCGGCACGTCCCAACCCCCTTGCGAGCCTCTGGTGGCCACTCTGCGGGGCACCCATTACGACCCTGGCCTGGACCTGGAGCTCCTGAGCCGCATATCTGACTACTTCGCTCAGGTGCGGGAGAAGTACGCCGCCTTTGAGGGGGGCGTAATGGTGGACGTAGGGGTGCTGGTGCACCAGGTGCCTGGTGGCATGGTCTCCAATCTCGTATCCCAGCTGCGGGAGCTGGGGGCTGCTGACCGCCTCAAAGAGGTCCTGGCAGAGATCCCCCGCGTGCGGGCCGATCTAGGCTACCCACCCCTGGTGACGCCCACCAGCCAGATAGTGGGCATCCAGGCCGTCCTGAACGTCCTGGCCGGCCAGCGCTACAAGCAGGTGACCAAGGAGACCCGTGCCTACGTCCAAGGCTACTACGGGGCACCGCCGGGCCCTGTCCATCCTGAGGTGAAGGCCCAAGTGTTGGGCGATGCCCAGGAGATCGTCGGCCGGCCCGCCGACCATATCCCCCCTGAGCTGGAAAAGGCGCGCCAGGAGATAGGCCATCTGGCCCAGAGCGAGGAAGACGTGGTGAGCTACGTCCTCTTCCCTCAGGTGGCGCGGGAGTTCTTCGAGTGGCGGGCGCGGGGCTCCCCCTTGGAGGAGGAGGTGGTGGCGGCCATCGCTGCCGCCCTGGTGCAGCACGGGCCGCCACCGGCGCCTGCGGCGCCCACGCACCCTCCATCGTGGTGGAAGATGGCCGGCCGACAGCGTCTCCTCCATAGGATGGGCACGCCATGA
- a CDS encoding biotin/lipoyl-containing protein — protein MKLVVDGQEFDVDPQGEVVRVGGREYSVRVQRMRDIVTVYVNERPYRIQILEENPWSGDAFKVLVDARYHQVAIVGRAVQRPRPVHPPQRRPMAPEGPGAVTAPVAGRVVSVHVQPDQEVEEGDLLLIIEAMKMENEIRAPFKGRVKEVKVQAGARVAEGEVLVVLEPI, from the coding sequence ATGAAGCTGGTGGTGGACGGGCAGGAGTTCGATGTGGACCCCCAAGGGGAGGTGGTGCGGGTAGGGGGGCGGGAATACTCGGTGCGCGTGCAGCGCATGCGGGACATCGTCACCGTCTATGTCAACGAGAGGCCCTACCGCATCCAGATCCTAGAGGAGAACCCGTGGTCGGGGGACGCCTTCAAGGTGCTGGTGGATGCCCGCTATCATCAGGTGGCCATAGTGGGGAGGGCTGTCCAGCGCCCTCGCCCTGTGCACCCCCCACAACGCCGTCCCATGGCCCCTGAGGGCCCTGGGGCAGTGACGGCCCCCGTGGCGGGCAGGGTGGTGAGCGTGCACGTTCAGCCGGACCAGGAGGTGGAGGAGGGGGATCTCCTACTCATCATCGAGGCCATGAAGATGGAGAACGAGATACGCGCCCCCTTTAAAGGCCGGGTAAAGGAGGTGAAGGTGCAAGCCGGGGCGCGGGTGGCCGAGGGGGAGGTGCTGGTGGTCCTGGAGCCCATCTAG
- a CDS encoding Lrp/AsnC ligand binding domain-containing protein codes for MIKAYVLIVVDPAHTRQVAEEIKRIPQVVEAHQVMGPYDIVAELEVENLTDIPPILGERIRKIEGIQSTTSLVALPEL; via the coding sequence ATGATCAAGGCCTACGTCCTCATTGTGGTGGACCCCGCCCATACGCGCCAGGTGGCAGAGGAGATCAAGCGCATCCCCCAGGTGGTGGAGGCCCACCAGGTGATGGGCCCTTACGATATCGTGGCCGAGCTGGAGGTGGAGAACCTCACCGATATCCCGCCTATCCTGGGGGAGCGCATCCGCAAGATCGAGGGGATCCAGAGCACCACCTCCTTGGTGGCCCTCCCTGAGCTCTAG